A single genomic interval of Deltaproteobacteria bacterium harbors:
- the minD gene encoding septum site-determining protein MinD gives MKGTIITITSGKGGVGKTTIAANISLGLALKGKETVAVDMDIGLRNLDMILGLENRIVYDIINVMENEAKLSQALIRDKRTDKLHFLPASQTKDKTSVKIDKFLEIMNELREKFDYIIIDSPAGIEAGFKTSMLPADKIIVVATPEVSSIRDADRIIGILEANEKRDISLIINRISYRLTRRGDMLSKDDVIQVLSIPLLGIVPENKDIITYANKGEPSILYRNSITGKAFNNIVCRLLGEKIDFMEIKEEKGILKLLKIFRGHNDS, from the coding sequence ATGAAAGGAACAATAATCACGATAACTTCAGGAAAAGGCGGGGTAGGCAAAACTACAATCGCTGCAAATATATCCTTAGGTTTAGCACTAAAAGGAAAAGAAACAGTAGCTGTAGATATGGACATAGGATTGAGAAATTTAGACATGATTTTAGGCTTAGAAAACAGGATTGTATATGACATCATAAATGTAATGGAGAATGAAGCGAAACTTTCTCAAGCACTAATAAGAGATAAAAGAACAGACAAGCTTCATTTTTTGCCTGCTTCCCAGACAAAAGATAAAACATCTGTAAAAATAGATAAATTTTTGGAAATAATGAATGAGTTGAGGGAAAAATTTGACTACATAATCATAGATTCGCCAGCTGGCATTGAGGCAGGCTTCAAAACCTCCATGTTGCCTGCAGATAAAATAATCGTGGTCGCCACCCCAGAGGTCTCGTCAATAAGAGACGCAGATAGAATTATTGGCATTTTAGAAGCAAATGAAAAAAGGGATATCTCCCTTATCATCAACAGAATAAGCTACAGGCTTACCAGAAGGGGAGATATGCTAAGCAAAGATGATGTGATTCAGGTTCTGTCTATTCCTCTTTTAGGCATTGTGCCCGAAAACAAAGATATTATAACCTATGCCAACAAAGGAGAACCGTCTATTTTATACAGAAACTCTATCACTGGAAAAGCATTTAACAACATCGTGTGTAGATTACTGGGAGAAAAAATAGATTTCATGGAAATAAAAGAGGAAAAAGGAATCCTCAAATTATTAAAGATATTTAGGGGCCACAATGATTCTTGA
- the minE gene encoding cell division topological specificity factor MinE: protein MILDFLLKKKEKSSKVARERLQIVLAHERTLSIPFMENLRKDLLQVIAKYVDIDKKNIEVKINRLDNMEILDINIPLKQR, encoded by the coding sequence ATGATTCTTGATTTTTTATTGAAAAAGAAAGAGAAAAGCTCGAAAGTTGCCCGGGAAAGATTACAGATAGTATTAGCTCATGAAAGAACGCTCAGTATTCCATTCATGGAAAACCTCAGAAAAGACCTGCTGCAAGTAATAGCCAAGTATGTTGACATTGACAAGAAAAACATCGAAGTTAAAATAAACAGATTAGACAATATGGAAATATTAGATATTAATATTCCGCTCAAGCAACGTTAA